In the Cylindrospermopsis raciborskii Cr2010 genome, TCCGACTCTTTGGGTGCAAGGGGAAGTGATGCGGATACTTATATCAAAATGATGACAGTTAATACCAAAACTATTGTGATCGGTCTAACCGAAACGGTAAAATAAAGAACATGATTGACAAAAGTCCGAGAATCTAATATTATTGTTTGCGGATTTCCCATGTTATAATTCTGGTGATGCTTTAATTGGTAAGGCGTTAACAAAAAAATTTTTTTGCTCTGTACCGGATAAATCCAAAAACGGTTGAATGATTAACTAAAATCACACCGCGTCAAATACAGTACCAAATACAAATTATCAAAAAAGGTTTTGTTATATGTAGGCTCTTCTAAGGAGATGACGGCAGATATTTTGCAGTGTAAGTGGGTGAGTGGAATTAAATATAAGATCAACGTAGGTTAGGTTGAAGTATGAAACCCAACACCCGCATGGGTCTCGTTCCTCCCTACTTAACTAGGAATGGAGCAGTGATTTATGAGTTTTCTTTAAAGGAGACCAACATAAAGCATTACCAATTCATTGGCTTTTTTGTATTGAAGAGAATGGAATTTACCATTTTGACTATGGATGATAGTAATATCAACTTAGATTAGGATAGGTTTTATTCTTCCTGGTGACCAAGGTTAAACGTTTGAATTTTTTTAAGTGTGGAGTGAAGGAAAAATTTCTGTGGACGCAAAATTATCTCCCAACCAAGGATTGAGTATTTCCGGGATCGGGTTAGCATCGGTTTTAGCAGCAGCTATGACTTGTGCCACCCTAGTTGTAGATGGTCTAGGAAATAGGGCTTTTTGGCAATCCAACTCTTTAACCATGCCATTTTTACTGAGTGCTTTGGGTAGTGCAGTAGCTGGTTTATGGTTTGTGCCACTGTTGCAAGCGTTAAAAACTGGGCAAATTATTCGAGAAGATGGACCCAAGGCCCATTTAAAGAAGGCGGGTACTCCCACCATGGGTGGTGTATTTTTCATACCCGTGGCCCTGCTAGTAGCTTGTGTGCTTTCCAATTTTGCTAAAGATGTATTGGCTGTTTCCGCTTTAACACTTGCTTACGGAACCATAGGTTGGATAGACGATTGGCAAATCCTGCTGAGGAAATCCAACAAGGGTATATCCCCCAAAACAAAATTGATTTTACAAATTGTTTTTGCCATTGGTTTTTGTGTGTGGATGATTTTAAGGGGAGACTTTAGTATAACAAATATAGTTTTGCCCTGGGTGGGTTTTTCTTTACCTTTAGGATTCATGTTTTGGCCCTTAGCTACCTTTGTGCTAGTCGCGGAAAGCAATGCTACTAATTTGACTGATGGAGTTGATGGGTTAGCTGGGGGAACAGTGGCGATCGCCATTTTGGGTTTAGGAGCGTTGATTGCTCCCACCGCACCCAGTTTAATGATCTTCTGTGCAGCGGTGAGTGGTAGTTGTCTGGGATTTTTAGCTCATAATCGCAATCCCGCTCGAGTTTTCATGGGTGACACTGGTTCCCTCGCTTTAGGCGGTGCTTTAGGTGCAGTGGCCCTTTTAACTAATAATTTGGTAGGACTGTTTATTTTAAGTGGAATATTTTTTGTAGAAACTCTATCTGTAATGGCACAGGTGAGTTACTACAAAGCAACTAAGGGACCGGATGGCAAGGGCAAGCGATTATTCAAGATGGCTCCTTTACACCATCATCTGGAATTATCTGGTTGGTCTGAATTGCAGGTGGTGGGCGTGTTTTATATGATTGGTGCGGTTTTGGCCAGTATGTGTCTAGCCTTAATCAAGTGATTTTTCTAACACCTGCCTAAACATTCAAAATGCCACCCATTTCCTAGGGTGGTTTTTTTGGTAAGCAAACGGATTGATATGGAATAATAAATATAAGTATGGACACAATAGAGGACAATGTGATGGTGGAAGAAACAAACCAAAAACCCGTAGCTAAAAAAGAAAAACCCCCAGCAGTGGAAGATAAGCCATTTGAGGAGTTTATGCAAGAACACTACTTACCTGCTTTACAAAAAGCGATCGCCCAGGAAGGTATTTCTGACGTAAAATTGACCTTTGCCAAGCAGAAATATGCCATTGTTGGTTTTGATTCTTCCCAGGAGTGTTGGCAAATCATTGGTTCTTGGCAAAACGGGTCTAAACAGTTTAATGTTTACTTTCCCGACCAAGACATTCAAGGTAAAAAGGGGTTTTCCTGTCATGAAGGGAAAAAACCCAGCACGCTGGAGTCCTTCTTAATAGACGAGCGTAAGATCACCCTTGACTTGCTGGTATCCCGTCTAGTTTACCGTCTCAACGGTCAAAAATGGCTAGGTAGGAACTAGTTCCCACTCTAATTATAATTATAGAGACGTTGCAGTTGAATACCCAACGTCTCTAAACTATTAAGAACTAAACTGTGAGAGATTGGGGATCGGTTTCAATCAACTTTGCCAAATCCTGGAGGAAAGCAGCTGCATGGGCACCGTAAATAATTCGGTGGTCACAGGTAATATTCACCTTCATTTGTTGTCTGAGAGCAAATGAACCATCTCCAGTAGCTACAACTTGGGAACGCCCAGCTCCAACTGCTAAAATGGCACCTTGTCCCGGTGGCAAAATCGCATCAAAGGTATCCACACCGAACATACCCAAATTAGAGATAGTAAATGTACCCGTGCTGTACTCCTCGGGTTGCAGTTGTTTAGCTCTAGCTCTATCTACTAAAGATTTCCAGTTCCGCGACAGGGAGTAAATATCTATTTGATCCGCATTCTGTAAAACCGGGGTAATTAAACCACCATCATCCATGGCCACAGCTACAGAAACATTAATCTGGGGGTGATGGACAATTCCTTGTTCTGAATAACTGGCATTAAGTAAAGGATGTTTTTGTAAGGTAACTGCTACAGCTTTAGCTAAAAGGGCTGTCATGGTTACGCCCTTGGATTTGATTTGCTTGTACAGCTTATCTAGACCATCAGTGGTAATGGTATAGCCAACATGAAATGTAGGTACAGATAGGCTGGACATCATGTTACGTACCACGGCATTCTGTAAAGTAGTTAATGGTACTACTTGACCAGAATTAACCACGGATGGTACTGATTTTGTTGGTATAGCTGGTGGGGTAGATGGAATAGTAGGAATGGTACTGATAACAGGGCTAGTGGGTTGTTTGCCCACAGCAGCTTCTATGTCTCCCGCAATGATTCGACCATAAGGACCACTACCTTGGAGATTATTTAAATCAACCTTGAGTTCCTTAGCCAGCTTACGAGCGCGAGGAGAAACCACTAACCTACCCTGTTGATGATTTGACCCGTTTTGGGAAACTGTTATAGGTACTGGAACCACAGAGGCACTTACCGGTGCTACTGG is a window encoding:
- a CDS encoding dihydrolipoamide acetyltransferase family protein; the protein is MSIHEVFMPALSSTMTEGKIVSWVKSPGDKVEKGETVVVVESDKADMDVESFYEGFLAHILVQAGETAPVGAAIAYVAETQEEITSAKILGGGASAVTPTSPVAPVSASVVPVPITVSQNGSNHQQGRLVVSPRARKLAKELKVDLNNLQGSGPYGRIIAGDIEAAVGKQPTSPVISTIPTIPSTPPAIPTKSVPSVVNSGQVVPLTTLQNAVVRNMMSSLSVPTFHVGYTITTDGLDKLYKQIKSKGVTMTALLAKAVAVTLQKHPLLNASYSEQGIVHHPQINVSVAVAMDDGGLITPVLQNADQIDIYSLSRNWKSLVDRARAKQLQPEEYSTGTFTISNLGMFGVDTFDAILPPGQGAILAVGAGRSQVVATGDGSFALRQQMKVNITCDHRIIYGAHAAAFLQDLAKLIETDPQSLTV
- a CDS encoding DUF2996 domain-containing protein, which gives rise to MDTIEDNVMVEETNQKPVAKKEKPPAVEDKPFEEFMQEHYLPALQKAIAQEGISDVKLTFAKQKYAIVGFDSSQECWQIIGSWQNGSKQFNVYFPDQDIQGKKGFSCHEGKKPSTLESFLIDERKITLDLLVSRLVYRLNGQKWLGRN
- the mraY gene encoding phospho-N-acetylmuramoyl-pentapeptide-transferase, producing MDAKLSPNQGLSISGIGLASVLAAAMTCATLVVDGLGNRAFWQSNSLTMPFLLSALGSAVAGLWFVPLLQALKTGQIIREDGPKAHLKKAGTPTMGGVFFIPVALLVACVLSNFAKDVLAVSALTLAYGTIGWIDDWQILLRKSNKGISPKTKLILQIVFAIGFCVWMILRGDFSITNIVLPWVGFSLPLGFMFWPLATFVLVAESNATNLTDGVDGLAGGTVAIAILGLGALIAPTAPSLMIFCAAVSGSCLGFLAHNRNPARVFMGDTGSLALGGALGAVALLTNNLVGLFILSGIFFVETLSVMAQVSYYKATKGPDGKGKRLFKMAPLHHHLELSGWSELQVVGVFYMIGAVLASMCLALIK